The Ischnura elegans chromosome 1, ioIscEleg1.1, whole genome shotgun sequence genome contains a region encoding:
- the LOC124156082 gene encoding traB domain-containing protein isoform X2 — translation MFSISAGNKTTTRKGFNPSSEEESELDLEDEEGEDDEVAEATRGATAVGQSSIAKLPETVTLLTTPDGGSVYLVGTAHFSKESQEDVAEVIRAVQPHVVLVELCKARVNILQLDEQTILEEAKNINFEKIKSTIQQNGLFHGIMNILLLSMSAHLTKELGMAPGGEFRRAFSEAKQVPHCVVHLGDRPIKLTLQRALASLSWWQTLKLTWHIMSKESISKEEVERCKQRDLLEEMLAELTGEFPAFSRVFVAERDLYLANSLQMAALPIPCPSSPLGYIPAKVVGVVGIGHVPGIVQHWGKVDQDAIPAIMEVPAPSLTSRVLKITVKASLLGLLVWGCVRILPIPPFSRDIARGAENSLRTIKATVQGFFQ, via the exons ATGTTTTCAATATCTGCTGGAAATAAAACAACCACCCGAAAAG GTTTCAACCCAAGCTCCGAGGAGGAATCCGAGCTTGACCTGGAGGATGAGGAGGGGGAAGACGATGAGGTAGCGGAGGCAACCCGTGGGGCCACCGCGGTGGGGCAAAGCAGCATCGCCAAACTTCCCGAGACTGTCACCTTGCTCACGACGCCAGATGGTGGCTCCGTGTACTTGGTTGGAACGGCTCACTTCAGTAAGGAGAGTCAGGAGGATGTGGCTGAG GTTATTCGAGCAGTCCAACCACATGTGGTTTTGGTGGAACTTTGTAAAGCTCGTGTGAATATTCTTCAGTTAGACGAACAGACCATTTTGGAGGAAGCTAAGAATATTAACTTTG AGAAGATTAAATCAACAATCCAGCAAAATGGTCTTTTCCATGGAATAATGAACATACTGCTGCTCAGCATGTCTGCTCACTTGACGAAGGAACTGGGAATGGCACCGGGAGGCGAATTCAGGCGAGCTTTCTCTGAG GCAAAGCAGGTTCCGCATTGCGTGGTGCACTTGGGTGATCGTCCTATCAAGCTGACTCTGCAGCGTGCCCTGGCCTCCCTCTCCTGGTGGCAAACGCTGAAGCTCACCTGGCACATCATGTCCAAAGAATCCATCAG CAAAGAGGAAGTCGAGCGATGCAAGCAGCGGGACCTGCTCGAAGAGATGCTGGCCGAGCTGACGGGAGAGTTCCCAGCCTTCAGCCGCGTCTTTGTGGCCGAGAGGGACCTCTACTTGGCCAACTCCCTACAGATGGCAGCTCTGCCCATCCCTTGCCCATCCTCCCCTCTAG GATACATCCCAGCCAAGGTGGTTGGTGTGGTAGGGATTGGCCATGTCCCTGGGATAGTGCAGCATTGGGGAAAGGTGGATCAAGATGCCATTCCTGCCATCATGGA AGTTCCTGCTCCATCGCTTACAAGTCGAGTGCTGAAGATCACGGTGAAGGCTTCTCTGCTGGGTCTCCTTGTTTGGGGTTGCGTGCGCATCCTGCCCATTCCTCCTTTCTCCAGGGACATCGCACGTGGCGCAGAAAATTCATTGCGCACCATCAAGGCTACTGTGCAAGGCTTCTTTCAG TGA
- the LOC124156071 gene encoding uncharacterized protein LOC124156071, whose translation MYPYKPYELLCNVFQSSLYLTYEFYHKLLLYHSFLIFNCYEYSKSLKMAIPCFHSILPGNVTCYVESFPTSRNIGDDVFKSVNCYYSFITSQFFNLRRTLRSLTSIFWGLEGGDTRPPVDCEVWVGVVSEVHGGGAVGDRTPAAGSETRLGGEKEGNVKRENRGLGDGEECCSQEAGGATGEVSQSLPNEDECSGLLVDEYEHPSPDLFYVPTNVYGPGVLPEVFDSSYVGCSCSVGSLVCSENGLKCACVARSLGLNYMREGLLTEEKMSGPWHLPVVECGETCGCSAGCGNRRVQFGPLTTLQVFETAAEGEEAREGRVMEESVRPEEKPSSQSEPSSKMNKGLGLRTLAFVPRGSFVCEYAGEVIGRDEAMRRWRRDSSEGKGNYILALVESNGKISSTSMAPTVSGEKFATEGKVEGRVRGDKNYQVATYIDPTRIGNIGRYANHSCNPNCMTISVRFQGTVPHLCLFAARDILPGEEVTFDYAGVFKGESVGCVCNEEKIKSPSFGQKRKSFKLDGVCAKDMAEKRCNVSNKSQVLEQVYEKHDGGREVTSESHNCDKLAEYCSSESQVCLKVSGLSQCKDEQPGTSQIHHKSLSDSEKASKHGEMMLVGSRHEDEMIRTPCLCQDKNCRKFLPFTELWI comes from the coding sequence ATGTATCCCTACAAACCATATGAACTTCTCTGTAACGTATTTCAGAGCAGCTTGTATTTGACTTatgaattttatcataaattgttGCTTTATCactcttttctcatttttaattgttatgaatattctaaatcattaaaaatggccATTCCttgttttcattcaattttaccCGGCAATGTGACCTGCTATGTTGAAAGCTTTCCTACAAGTAGAAATATAGGAGATGATGTTTTTAAATCAGTCAACTGTTATTATTCCTTTATCACCAGTCAGTTTTTTAACTTGAGAAGAACTCTCAGAAGCTTAACTTCAATATTTTGGGGACTGGAGGGTGGTGATACGAGGCCACCTGTGGATTGCGAAGTGTGGGTGGGGGTTGTTTCGGAGGTGCATGGGGGTGGGGCGGTGGGAGACAGAACGCCTGCTGCTGGCAGTGAAACACGGCTAGGGGGAGAAAAGGAGGGGAACGTGAAACGGGAGAATAGGGGGCTCGGAGATGGCGAAGAATGTTGCTCCCAAGAAGCGGGCGGAGCCACTGGGGAAGTCAGCCAGTCCCTTCCGAACGAAGATGAATGCAGTGGTCTCCTTGTCGATGAGTATGAGCATCCATCTCCAGATCTTTTCTATGTGCCCACAAATGTCTATGGCCCAGGCGTTCTTCCTGAAGTGTTTGACTCGTCCTATGTGGGTTGTAGTTGCTCTGTCGGTAGTTTAGTGTGCAGCGAAAATGGTCTCAAGTGTGCTTGTGTGGCTCGAAGCCTCGGCCTCAACTACATGCGGGAGGGGTTGCTGACGGAGGAGAAGATGAGTGGGCCGTGGCATTTGCCTGTGGTGGAGTGCGGGGAGACGTGTGGGTGCAGTGCGGGTTGCGGAAATCGTCGAGTTCAGTTTGGGCCTTTGACCACGCTGCAGGTGTTTGAGACTGCTGCGGAAGGAGAGGAAGCGAGGGAGGGGCGTGTTATGGAGGAAAGTGTGAGGCCAGAAGAAAAACCATCTTCTCAGAGTGAGCCTTCTTCCAAGATGAATAAAGGCTTGGGTCTGCGGACGTTGGCCTTTGTTCCCCGCGGATCTTTCGTGTGCGAGTACGCTGGTGAAGTGATTGGGAGGGATGAAGCGATGAGGCGGTGGAGGAGAGACTCATCTGAAGGGAAAGGCAACTACATCCTCGCATTGGTGGAATCCAATGGAAAAATCTCAAGCACCTCAATGGCTCCTACGGTAAGTGGTGAGAAATTTGCTACTGAAGGAAAAGTTGAAGGGAGGGTGCGAGGAGATAAAAATTATCAGGTGGCAACGTACATTGATCCGACTCGAATTGGAAACATTGGAAGATATGCTAACCACTCTTGTAATCCCAATTGCATGACCATCAGTGTAAGGTTTCAGGGCACTGTGCCACATCTCTGCTTGTTTGCTGCGAGGGATATTTTGCCAGGGGAAGAGGTCACTTTTGACTATGCAGGAGTTTTTAAGGGCGAATCTGTGGGATGCGTGtgtaatgaggaaaaaattaaaagcccCAGTTTTGGCCAGAAAAGAAAGTCATTTAAGCTAGATGGTGTGTGCGCAAAGGATATGGCGGAGAAGAGATGCAATGTCTCCAATAAGTCTCAAGTGTTGGAGCAAGTGTATGAAAAACACGATGGTGGGAGAGAGGTTACATCTGAGAGTCACAATTGTGATAAACTTGCGGAGTACTGTTCTTCTGAATCTCAGGTGTGCTTGAAGGTATCAGGATTATCTCAGTGCAAAGATGAGCAACCTGGAACATCCCAGATTCACCATAAGAGTTTATCAGACTCTGAAAAAGCTTCCAAGCATGGTGAAATGATGCTGGTTGGGTCCAGACATGAAGATGAAATGATAAGAACTCCATGTTTGTGCCAAGATAAAAACTGCCGTAAGTTTCTTCCATTTACTGAACTTtggatttaa
- the LOC124156082 gene encoding traB domain-containing protein isoform X1 yields MENQDPATPSVSTSLYTTANASTLDSNTTLGSSLGDSILILGSTRNDDESVDRDGSTIGTICLDSTGDTNNTSVVEISKTSTPIVPYGTNKKSTKTAGDGSFAVVIDVDSEGFNPSSEEESELDLEDEEGEDDEVAEATRGATAVGQSSIAKLPETVTLLTTPDGGSVYLVGTAHFSKESQEDVAEVIRAVQPHVVLVELCKARVNILQLDEQTILEEAKNINFEKIKSTIQQNGLFHGIMNILLLSMSAHLTKELGMAPGGEFRRAFSEAKQVPHCVVHLGDRPIKLTLQRALASLSWWQTLKLTWHIMSKESISKEEVERCKQRDLLEEMLAELTGEFPAFSRVFVAERDLYLANSLQMAALPIPCPSSPLGYIPAKVVGVVGIGHVPGIVQHWGKVDQDAIPAIMEVPAPSLTSRVLKITVKASLLGLLVWGCVRILPIPPFSRDIARGAENSLRTIKATVQGFFQ; encoded by the exons ATGGAAAATCAAGACCCAGCCACCCCATCAGTAAGCACGTCCCTGTACACAACTGCAAATGCATCAACTCTGGACTCGAACACTACACTAGGAAGTAGTCTTGGCGATTCAATATTAATATTAGGTAGTACACGAAATGATGACGAATCCGTGGACAGAGACGGCAGTACCATTGGAACGATATGTTTAGATTCGACCGGTGACACGAACAATACCAGTGTGGTGGAAATTTCTAAAACTTCAACTCCAATTGTTCCATACGGTACCAACAAGAAGTCGACAAAGACCGCTGGTGACGGAAGTTTTGCCGTGGTCATCGATGTCGATTCTGAAG GTTTCAACCCAAGCTCCGAGGAGGAATCCGAGCTTGACCTGGAGGATGAGGAGGGGGAAGACGATGAGGTAGCGGAGGCAACCCGTGGGGCCACCGCGGTGGGGCAAAGCAGCATCGCCAAACTTCCCGAGACTGTCACCTTGCTCACGACGCCAGATGGTGGCTCCGTGTACTTGGTTGGAACGGCTCACTTCAGTAAGGAGAGTCAGGAGGATGTGGCTGAG GTTATTCGAGCAGTCCAACCACATGTGGTTTTGGTGGAACTTTGTAAAGCTCGTGTGAATATTCTTCAGTTAGACGAACAGACCATTTTGGAGGAAGCTAAGAATATTAACTTTG AGAAGATTAAATCAACAATCCAGCAAAATGGTCTTTTCCATGGAATAATGAACATACTGCTGCTCAGCATGTCTGCTCACTTGACGAAGGAACTGGGAATGGCACCGGGAGGCGAATTCAGGCGAGCTTTCTCTGAG GCAAAGCAGGTTCCGCATTGCGTGGTGCACTTGGGTGATCGTCCTATCAAGCTGACTCTGCAGCGTGCCCTGGCCTCCCTCTCCTGGTGGCAAACGCTGAAGCTCACCTGGCACATCATGTCCAAAGAATCCATCAG CAAAGAGGAAGTCGAGCGATGCAAGCAGCGGGACCTGCTCGAAGAGATGCTGGCCGAGCTGACGGGAGAGTTCCCAGCCTTCAGCCGCGTCTTTGTGGCCGAGAGGGACCTCTACTTGGCCAACTCCCTACAGATGGCAGCTCTGCCCATCCCTTGCCCATCCTCCCCTCTAG GATACATCCCAGCCAAGGTGGTTGGTGTGGTAGGGATTGGCCATGTCCCTGGGATAGTGCAGCATTGGGGAAAGGTGGATCAAGATGCCATTCCTGCCATCATGGA AGTTCCTGCTCCATCGCTTACAAGTCGAGTGCTGAAGATCACGGTGAAGGCTTCTCTGCTGGGTCTCCTTGTTTGGGGTTGCGTGCGCATCCTGCCCATTCCTCCTTTCTCCAGGGACATCGCACGTGGCGCAGAAAATTCATTGCGCACCATCAAGGCTACTGTGCAAGGCTTCTTTCAG TGA